A genomic segment from Pollutimonas thiosulfatoxidans encodes:
- the dusA gene encoding tRNA dihydrouridine(20/20a) synthase DusA codes for MSIADTHKHLPNGPDDWRLSVAPMIDVTDRHCRYFHRLLAPRARLYTEMITTGALVHGNVARHLAFSPAEQPVALQLGGSEPAALAAAARLGEQWGYDEINLNCGCPSERVQRGAFGACLMAEPQLVADCMKAMQDAVSVPVTVKHRLGLDYDDSYAFVRDFVGAIRDTGCRVFIVHARNAVLKGLSPKQNREKPPLRYDAAARLKADFPDCRFVLNGGIAEVEQSIDLMNQFDGVMLGRAAWHNPGILNDISRRQHPHLVHLEPDQVVQAMQRYAAGQVKDGVPLRIIVRPLLGWMNGRAGARQWRRTLSDPALLDRNDAQLIAQAWSDLMLRSNNQEDAYELAASESDGQSRI; via the coding sequence ATGAGTATAGCGGACACCCACAAGCACCTGCCCAACGGCCCCGATGACTGGCGCCTTAGCGTTGCCCCCATGATCGATGTTACCGACCGGCATTGCCGGTATTTTCATCGGCTGTTGGCGCCCCGTGCCAGGCTTTATACCGAAATGATCACCACAGGCGCGTTGGTGCATGGCAACGTTGCACGCCACCTTGCATTCTCGCCGGCCGAGCAGCCCGTGGCGCTGCAACTGGGCGGCAGCGAGCCCGCCGCCCTGGCCGCCGCAGCACGCCTGGGCGAGCAATGGGGCTACGACGAAATCAACCTCAACTGCGGGTGCCCGTCAGAGCGCGTGCAACGTGGCGCCTTTGGCGCCTGCCTGATGGCTGAGCCACAGCTGGTGGCCGATTGCATGAAAGCCATGCAGGACGCGGTATCCGTTCCGGTAACCGTCAAGCACCGCCTGGGTCTGGATTACGACGACAGCTATGCTTTCGTGCGCGATTTTGTCGGCGCCATACGCGATACCGGCTGCCGCGTTTTTATTGTGCATGCGCGCAACGCGGTGCTAAAAGGCTTGTCGCCCAAGCAGAACCGCGAAAAGCCGCCGCTGCGTTACGATGCGGCGGCGCGGCTGAAGGCGGACTTTCCGGATTGCCGCTTTGTGCTTAACGGAGGCATCGCCGAAGTCGAGCAGTCCATCGATTTAATGAATCAGTTTGATGGCGTGATGCTGGGCCGTGCCGCCTGGCATAACCCTGGCATCCTTAACGACATCTCGCGCAGGCAGCATCCGCATCTAGTGCATCTTGAGCCCGACCAGGTCGTGCAAGCCATGCAGCGCTACGCCGCGGGCCAGGTAAAAGATGGCGTGCCCTTGCGCATTATTGTGCGCCCACTGCTGGGCTGGATGAACGGCCGGGCAGGAGCCCGCCAGTGGCGCCGAACCTTGTCCGACCCTGCCTTGCTCGACCGCAACGATGCGCAGCTGATTGCGCAGGCCTGGTCCGACCTGATGCTGCGCAGTAACAACCAAGAGGATGCTTACGAACTGGCGGCTTCCGAGTCGGACGGCCAGTCGCGAATATAA
- a CDS encoding CBS domain-containing protein has product MLKVSEILRVKGHTLYTASPDMPILRALETMSEQDIGSLVVMEHGELVGMLTFREIIRHLHDNHGITGTNTVRSIMDDAPVSVSPNTDADEVQRLMLDKHARYMPVMDGPTLMGVISFYDMAQAIVAAQQFENNMLKAYIRDWPSDSEAASS; this is encoded by the coding sequence ATGTTGAAAGTCAGTGAAATCTTACGCGTGAAAGGCCACACGCTGTACACGGCCTCGCCCGATATGCCCATCTTGCGGGCGCTCGAAACCATGAGCGAGCAAGACATCGGTTCACTGGTCGTCATGGAGCACGGCGAACTGGTCGGCATGCTGACATTTCGTGAAATCATCCGGCATTTGCACGATAACCACGGCATCACCGGCACCAACACGGTGCGCAGCATCATGGACGACGCGCCGGTCAGCGTATCGCCCAATACCGACGCCGACGAAGTGCAGCGCCTTATGCTGGACAAGCACGCCCGATACATGCCGGTCATGGACGGCCCCACCCTGATGGGCGTCATCTCTTTTTACGATATGGCGCAAGCTATCGTGGCGGCGCAGCAGTTCGAGAACAACATGCTGAAAGCTTATATTCGCGACTGGCCGTCCGACTCGGAAGCCGCCAGTTCGTAA
- a CDS encoding DUF2069 domain-containing protein, with protein MTTQLNPVLRYGASISLIALIILCLLWELLIAPLKPGGSLLALKVVPLLLPLRGVLKGHLYTLQWAAMLVLLYFMEGVVRAWSDPSGMSAMMAGLEIAFSLVFYLCAIFYLRPAKRSARQKPARS; from the coding sequence ATGACTACGCAACTTAACCCTGTTTTGCGCTACGGCGCGTCCATATCGCTGATTGCGCTGATTATCCTCTGCCTGTTGTGGGAACTGCTTATCGCGCCGCTCAAGCCTGGTGGCTCGCTGCTGGCACTGAAGGTAGTGCCCTTGCTGCTGCCTTTGCGCGGCGTGCTTAAAGGGCATCTTTACACTTTGCAATGGGCAGCCATGCTGGTTCTGCTTTACTTTATGGAAGGGGTTGTTCGGGCGTGGTCCGACCCGTCCGGCATGTCGGCCATGATGGCTGGGCTGGAAATCGCCTTTTCGCTGGTGTTCTATCTGTGCGCCATTTTTTATTTACGCCCTGCCAAGCGGTCCGCGCGGCAGAAGCCGGCACGCTCGTAA
- a CDS encoding YihY family inner membrane protein: protein MATSTSNAKIREQAAGDPDTDEPAVIEEPRLEPAASPVTGLANALKIARFALQRAGEKKLMQVAASLTFTTVLAIVPLLAVVLALFTAFPLFADFRMALEGFLTSNLMPPAVSDNVMLYLNQFAAKASGLTAIGSLFLIVTSIMLFMTIDEAFNDIWQVERQRPLRQRMLVYWAIISLGPILTGASLWATSVLASESIGRVSELPAALSFALSFVPLVITALAFTALFVGVPNRRVLWKDALAGGVGTAVVIEVMRIGFAYYLTRFPSYTVIYGAFATLPIFLLWIYLSWLAILLGATVAAILPALRQRRWAWVHYTGGSFVDAIRVLRMLWDAQSGQTPGRSLRFLCAHLQLHQDELEHVLASLKRLGYVVNTDSGEADQWVLCVDQREATLGPLIDELLLDRRQPGLQEPENRQLLQAIQATLQQPDVRLADLFDPPNALPESR from the coding sequence ATGGCAACAAGCACCTCGAATGCAAAGATCAGGGAGCAAGCCGCCGGCGATCCGGACACCGACGAGCCGGCCGTGATCGAAGAGCCGCGCCTGGAACCGGCAGCCAGCCCGGTCACCGGCCTGGCCAACGCCCTGAAGATCGCGCGCTTCGCCTTGCAGCGCGCCGGCGAGAAGAAGTTGATGCAGGTGGCTGCCAGCCTGACATTCACCACCGTACTGGCCATCGTGCCCCTGCTTGCGGTGGTGTTGGCGCTGTTCACCGCCTTTCCGCTGTTCGCGGACTTTCGCATGGCGCTGGAAGGCTTCCTGACCAGCAATCTGATGCCGCCGGCGGTTTCCGACAATGTCATGCTGTATCTGAACCAGTTCGCCGCCAAGGCTTCAGGGCTGACGGCCATAGGCAGCTTGTTCCTGATCGTCACGTCCATCATGCTGTTCATGACCATAGACGAGGCGTTCAACGATATCTGGCAGGTAGAGCGCCAGCGACCCTTGCGTCAGCGCATGCTGGTTTATTGGGCAATTATTTCGCTGGGCCCGATCTTGACTGGCGCCAGCCTGTGGGCGACGTCAGTGTTGGCCAGCGAGTCTATTGGCCGCGTCTCGGAACTGCCGGCGGCGCTTTCCTTTGCGCTGTCTTTCGTCCCGCTGGTCATTACTGCCCTGGCCTTTACCGCCTTGTTCGTGGGCGTGCCCAATCGACGCGTCCTGTGGAAGGACGCCCTGGCCGGCGGTGTAGGCACGGCCGTGGTGATCGAGGTCATGCGTATAGGCTTTGCTTATTACCTGACCCGCTTCCCTTCCTATACCGTCATCTACGGCGCCTTCGCGACCCTGCCCATCTTCCTGTTGTGGATTTATCTGTCATGGCTGGCGATCTTGCTGGGTGCCACCGTGGCGGCCATTTTGCCCGCCCTGCGTCAGCGGCGCTGGGCCTGGGTGCACTATACCGGTGGCAGCTTCGTCGACGCGATCAGGGTGTTGCGCATGTTGTGGGACGCGCAGTCGGGGCAAACGCCTGGCCGCAGCCTGCGCTTCCTGTGCGCGCACCTGCAACTGCACCAGGATGAACTTGAGCACGTATTGGCCTCACTGAAGCGCCTGGGCTATGTCGTCAATACAGACAGTGGCGAAGCCGACCAATGGGTGCTATGTGTGGACCAGCGCGAAGCCACGCTCGGGCCCCTTATTGATGAATTATTGCTCGATCGCCGGCAACCCGGCTTGCAAGAACCGGAAAACCGGCAGTTGCTGCAAGCCATACAGGCTACGCTGCAACAACCCGATGTGCGGCTGGCCGACTTGTTCGACCCGCCGAACGCACTACCCGAAAGCCGGTAG